In the Arcobacter sp. F155 genome, one interval contains:
- a CDS encoding cache domain-containing protein, with the protein MKESSIANKILLRILIVAAIVIVIAAGVSYYLVMGMKKDIELQTQEHFEILIKERIKAKLDIGISNAVTISKNADVIEALETNNRDLAIAALSSISNAMKNGTSFKNVKVHIHDKNVNSFLRNWKTEKYGDDLSSFRKTILEVKNTQKPLAAIEVGRAGLVLRGLAPVFNDAGEYIGSLEFIQGFNSVVKDFKADDEFLLVLMDEKLKRGNALTSQDKIGNYYISQKVIDESFKNSVKSLDFTKLINKGYLTDSSYFYTQFPIKDFQGNTIGAYLVGDHIKHVDTSFNESANLVYFMLVMMVILTLVLVFVIYYLFKKIITGGLNKFKRSFAEFLDFISFKTNTFTKPAVYTNDEVGQMLVMLNETADIFDKKLKEDMRVIGEIVLTSDKVEQGIYKCRIHATSENPMIVTLKNTINKMLDENERNMTEVVRTVSHFASDDYRDKVNINPKLKDKMLEVMQSINKLGEALGNNAKANLNNGQTLEHNSATMTASMNNLAAKANEQAASLEETA; encoded by the coding sequence ATGAAGGAGAGTTCTATTGCAAATAAGATCCTACTTAGGATTTTAATTGTTGCTGCAATTGTTATTGTTATAGCTGCTGGTGTCTCGTACTATTTAGTGATGGGAATGAAGAAAGATATTGAGCTTCAAACACAAGAACACTTTGAAATTTTAATAAAAGAAAGAATCAAAGCAAAGCTTGATATTGGTATTTCAAATGCTGTTACAATTTCAAAAAATGCAGATGTAATAGAAGCTTTAGAAACAAACAATAGAGATTTAGCAATAGCTGCTTTAAGTTCTATCTCTAATGCCATGAAAAATGGAACTTCATTTAAAAATGTAAAAGTTCATATTCATGACAAAAATGTAAACTCTTTTTTAAGAAACTGGAAAACAGAAAAATACGGTGATGATTTAAGTTCTTTTAGAAAAACAATTCTAGAAGTTAAAAATACACAAAAACCTTTAGCTGCAATTGAAGTTGGTAGAGCAGGATTAGTTCTAAGAGGACTTGCTCCTGTATTTAACGATGCAGGTGAATATATTGGTTCTTTAGAGTTTATTCAAGGTTTTAACTCTGTAGTAAAAGATTTTAAAGCAGATGATGAATTCCTTTTAGTTTTAATGGATGAAAAATTAAAAAGAGGAAATGCTTTAACATCTCAGGATAAAATTGGAAACTACTATATCTCACAAAAAGTTATTGATGAAAGTTTTAAAAATAGTGTAAAATCTTTAGACTTTACAAAGTTAATAAATAAGGGATATTTAACTGATAGTTCTTATTTTTATACTCAATTTCCTATAAAAGACTTCCAAGGAAATACAATTGGGGCATATTTAGTTGGTGACCATATCAAACATGTAGATACAAGTTTTAATGAATCTGCAAACTTAGTTTATTTTATGCTTGTGATGATGGTTATTTTAACTTTAGTTCTTGTCTTTGTAATTTACTATTTATTTAAGAAAATTATTACTGGTGGATTAAACAAGTTTAAACGTTCTTTTGCCGAGTTTTTAGATTTTATCTCATTTAAGACAAATACTTTTACTAAACCTGCTGTTTATACAAATGATGAAGTTGGTCAAATGTTAGTGATGTTAAATGAGACAGCTGATATTTTTGATAAAAAACTAAAAGAAGATATGAGAGTTATCGGTGAAATTGTTCTTACAAGTGATAAAGTTGAACAAGGTATTTATAAATGTAGAATCCATGCAACTTCAGAAAACCCAATGATCGTTACTTTAAAAAATACAATCAATAAAATGCTTGATGAAAATGAAAGAAATATGACTGAGGTTGTTAGAACTGTATCTCATTTTGCAAGTGATGATTATAGAGATAAAGTTAATATTAATCCTAAACTAAAAGATAAAATGCTTGAAGTAATGCAAAGTATCAACAAACTAGGAGAGGCCTTAGGGAATAACGCAAAAGCGAACCTAAATAATGGACAAACACTAGAACATAACTCAGCAACAATGACAGCATCAATGAATAACCTAGCAGCAAAAGCAAATGAACAAGCAGCTTCATTAGAAGAAACAGCAG
- the xseA gene encoding exodeoxyribonuclease VII large subunit, whose translation MNSPISVSTLNTQIKSLLETTFINVSVEGEISNLTYHNSGHIYFSIKDEKSTISCVMFKGNAKYLKFRLEVGQKIIVSGTITVYTPRGSYQLMCSKIEPSGQGALALAYEQLKAKLQAKGYFDQERKKRLPLFPKKIALVTSPTGAAIEDMKKVATNRWPLIELVLIPTLVQGESSKFDIVDSIRYANSLDVDLIVVGRGGGSIEDLWAFNEEIVADAIFSCSKPVISAVGHETDFLISDFVADVRAATPSNAMEISLPDINENRIYLDNITMDFDNRLKNIIARKEVELKNMYSLFEQNSLDAKFNFISEQIKVLKERFTNLLRQNIQNKQSRIELLKEQLLLSNPDRKYKTGYAQLSINNKIVNLEELDLNDKVTLQTPKTIALCTIEEIKKQ comes from the coding sequence TTGAACTCTCCCATTTCTGTATCTACTTTAAATACTCAAATTAAATCCTTACTGGAAACTACTTTTATAAATGTTAGTGTTGAAGGTGAAATCTCAAATCTAACTTACCACAACTCAGGACATATCTATTTTTCAATAAAAGATGAAAAATCAACAATCTCTTGTGTAATGTTTAAAGGTAATGCAAAATATTTAAAGTTTAGACTTGAAGTAGGGCAGAAGATTATTGTTTCTGGAACTATAACTGTTTATACACCAAGGGGAAGTTATCAGCTTATGTGTTCTAAGATTGAACCTTCAGGACAAGGAGCGCTAGCTTTAGCTTATGAGCAGTTAAAAGCAAAACTTCAAGCAAAGGGATATTTTGACCAAGAAAGAAAAAAGAGACTTCCTCTTTTCCCTAAAAAAATAGCACTTGTAACATCTCCTACAGGAGCTGCAATTGAAGATATGAAAAAAGTAGCTACAAATAGATGGCCACTTATTGAGTTAGTACTTATTCCAACTTTAGTTCAAGGGGAGAGTTCAAAATTTGATATAGTAGATTCAATAAGATATGCAAACTCTTTAGATGTAGATTTGATAGTTGTTGGACGAGGTGGAGGAAGTATTGAAGACCTTTGGGCTTTCAATGAAGAAATAGTTGCAGATGCTATTTTCTCTTGTTCAAAACCAGTTATTTCAGCAGTTGGACATGAAACAGACTTTTTAATTTCAGATTTTGTTGCAGATGTAAGAGCTGCAACACCTTCAAATGCAATGGAAATCTCACTCCCTGATATAAATGAAAATAGAATTTATCTTGATAATATTACAATGGATTTTGATAATAGATTAAAAAACATAATTGCTAGAAAAGAAGTTGAATTAAAAAATATGTATTCTCTTTTTGAACAAAACTCTTTAGATGCAAAATTTAACTTTATAAGTGAACAAATCAAGGTTTTAAAGGAGAGGTTTACAAATCTTTTAAGACAAAATATACAAAACAAACAAAGCAGAATTGAGCTATTAAAAGAGCAACTACTTCTTAGTAATCCTGATAGAAAATATAAAACTGGATATGCTCAATTATCAATAAATAATAAAATAGTTAATCTTGAAGAACTTGACTTAAATGATAAGGTTACTCTACAGACACCGAAAACAATTGCTTTATGTACGATTGAAGAGATAAAAAAACAATAA
- the ubiE gene encoding bifunctional demethylmenaquinone methyltransferase/2-methoxy-6-polyprenyl-1,4-benzoquinol methylase UbiE: MDKQEKIVSMFNDIAGRYDIANRILSMGIDKSWRNKACNKALSLYNKDSLEKVVDVACGTGDMIDFWKTIANKNGIELKNIVGVDPSVGMMDVAKQKFPEVEFIEAGAAQMPLDSDCADIISISYGIRNVVQRQEAFDEFARVLKKDGLVVISEFTKQEKTNILDHLTDFYMNKVLPTIGGIISKNKEAYRYLPDSIDEFLTTDNLCKELRQAGLEPIHVKSFSMKISTLIIARKI; encoded by the coding sequence ATGGATAAACAAGAAAAAATTGTATCAATGTTTAATGATATTGCTGGAAGATATGATATAGCAAATAGAATTTTAAGTATGGGAATTGATAAGTCTTGGAGAAACAAGGCTTGTAACAAAGCATTAAGTTTATATAACAAAGATAGTTTAGAAAAAGTTGTTGATGTTGCTTGTGGTACAGGTGATATGATTGACTTTTGGAAAACAATTGCAAATAAAAATGGTATTGAATTAAAAAATATTGTTGGAGTAGACCCAAGTGTTGGAATGATGGATGTTGCAAAACAGAAGTTTCCAGAAGTTGAGTTTATTGAAGCAGGTGCTGCTCAAATGCCACTAGATAGTGATTGTGCAGATATTATCTCTATTTCTTATGGAATTAGAAATGTAGTTCAAAGACAAGAAGCCTTTGATGAGTTTGCAAGAGTACTTAAAAAAGATGGGTTAGTAGTTATTTCTGAGTTTACAAAACAAGAAAAAACAAATATCTTAGATCACTTAACAGACTTTTATATGAATAAAGTTTTACCAACTATTGGTGGAATCATTTCAAAAAATAAAGAAGCATATAGATATTTACCAGACTCAATTGATGAGTTTTTAACAACTGATAATTTATGCAAAGAGCTAAGACAAGCAGGACTTGAACCAATTCATGTTAAATCTTTCTCTATGAAAATATCTACACTTATAATTGCAAGAAAAATATAA
- a CDS encoding 3-methyladenine DNA glycosylase, with protein MTKEKVDISDSFDLLKYLKEQNLLEAHPEFWWPNSNSFEIFLGAILTQNTKWENVEKSLSNLREKKLLSLEAIKEVDLESFILAITPSGFKNQKSIRIKKIVSNILEEFGSFESFCEKVSKEWLLEQKGIGLETADAILCYACKQEFMVVDKYTQKLVASFGYEFESYEDLQAWCEYGINDNLDKIFELYGYEISLNKLYCRFHGKIIEYMKIRNKQSNKGKK; from the coding sequence TTGACTAAAGAAAAAGTAGATATAAGTGATAGCTTTGATTTATTAAAGTACTTAAAAGAACAAAACTTACTTGAAGCTCACCCCGAATTTTGGTGGCCAAACTCAAACTCTTTTGAAATATTTCTAGGTGCAATTCTAACTCAAAATACAAAATGGGAAAATGTTGAAAAGTCATTATCTAACTTAAGAGAAAAAAAACTTTTATCTTTAGAAGCTATAAAAGAAGTAGACTTAGAAAGTTTTATTTTAGCAATTACTCCAAGTGGTTTTAAAAATCAAAAATCAATAAGAATTAAAAAAATAGTTTCAAATATTTTAGAAGAGTTTGGCTCTTTTGAATCTTTTTGTGAAAAAGTTAGTAAAGAGTGGCTTTTAGAACAAAAAGGTATTGGTCTAGAAACAGCAGATGCAATACTTTGTTATGCTTGTAAACAAGAGTTTATGGTAGTAGATAAATATACACAAAAGTTAGTTGCTTCTTTTGGTTATGAGTTTGAAAGCTATGAGGATTTACAAGCTTGGTGTGAATATGGAATTAATGATAATTTAGATAAAATATTTGAACTTTACGGATATGAAATATCACTTAATAAATTATACTGTCGATTTCACGGTAAGATTATTGAGTATATGAAAATAAGAAATAAACAGTCTAATAAGGGAAAAAAATGA
- a CDS encoding TIGR00282 family metallophosphoesterase produces the protein MRIAFIGDIVGRPGRKIIKQHLQNIREKYKFDMVIANAENASHGFGLTVKNCQELLNSGIDVITGGNHSFDKKSEMFTLLETKPVLRPDNYPKGIPGTGIKVFDVNNEKLAVINLMGQFSMPTVENPFNWAVKLVDELHEKGIRNIFIDFHGEATSEKRVIFMMLKGLVSGVCGTHTHIGTDDLQVINGTAYLTDIGLTGCRDNVIGMDSKIPIEKATTGLGGHFTIPNACKSILQMMVIDIEDGKAVDCFKLKKYCDKPDIIKTEAIFD, from the coding sequence TTGAGAATAGCATTTATAGGAGATATTGTAGGACGACCTGGTCGAAAGATTATTAAACAACATTTGCAAAATATAAGAGAAAAATATAAATTTGATATGGTAATTGCAAATGCAGAAAATGCTAGTCATGGTTTTGGATTAACAGTAAAAAACTGTCAAGAACTTTTAAACTCAGGAATTGATGTTATAACTGGCGGAAATCACTCTTTTGATAAGAAAAGTGAAATGTTTACTCTTCTTGAAACAAAACCAGTTTTAAGACCTGACAATTACCCTAAAGGTATTCCAGGAACTGGTATAAAAGTTTTTGATGTAAATAATGAAAAATTAGCAGTAATAAACTTAATGGGACAGTTCTCAATGCCAACAGTTGAAAATCCATTTAACTGGGCAGTTAAACTTGTAGATGAGTTACATGAAAAAGGTATAAGAAATATTTTTATTGATTTTCATGGGGAAGCAACAAGTGAAAAAAGAGTTATCTTTATGATGTTAAAAGGATTAGTAAGTGGAGTTTGTGGAACACATACTCACATTGGAACTGATGATTTACAAGTTATCAATGGAACAGCATACTTAACAGATATTGGACTTACAGGTTGTAGAGACAATGTAATTGGAATGGATAGTAAAATACCAATTGAAAAGGCAACTACAGGTTTAGGTGGACACTTTACTATTCCTAATGCTTGTAAATCAATACTTCAAATGATGGTTATAGATATTGAAGATGGAAAAGCAGTTGATTGTTTTAAACTAAAAAAATATTGTGATAAACCTGATATTATAAAAACTGAGGCTATTTTTGACTAA
- a CDS encoding PAS domain S-box protein, producing MKVQFSLKLFLAFLVFSFIFFLLTSFLTYKTFQTKVEHKNIENFLTKAELFQERVDDFIRKNKTIIETILEDKAVKNSDISGMEPKLEVLLKSNKDITSLKLIKNSGENIISLYKNENKIEKKELVLSSIIHYYLSSEEIVKNRLFITEPYLLEKKGEITLPLKPLIELVYKTEDKTVFISYDISRLFKSLQLKDVKYLVDKDLNIIYDSTGLNSWSKYYNPSLDIKSIIKGFSNRVFSDSFIVTNTNYLKQIFFNNEHYFTLVDNNKRITYKEFFNRYENSFYNIAFLMFVISFIISMLFTTPLSNINKKLESEKNVLSDSIRKNSLMLNDSLALLDKHVMYVKLDTEFKVLNISSYLSRVTGFEKEELLGQDYTFLLNKNSTKTFNEKVKIVLENAVSWNGELQSIKKIAGDYWVKSNIEPDYNEYGELIGYTDIRTDISDNKRIEKLYNELNYQIEQLNTIFQNANSGIALVDFDGNFKRFNGKFFNLFNYTENEIIEKKIFDLVDAGSIDLLRKVVNEVKEHGSILNIELVFISKNQEEIYLDVSLNLLPDRKNMVMVANSLEDKRKLQELNHNLEFRVAQEVKKNIEKDKIHQEEQIKNAKLTSIGTLAAGITHEINTPLTYLKGNFEMLTMDIEDLEDEDTKNNMLFSCEKMEDAINRIAVIVESMREMSQTSIEAKEKTNIYATLFTSLTMAYNVSKQISKIYLNNKEFTPTNIDKNDFEVFAKVQKQRLEQVWIIIINNALDALKTLKDYEQRELRIDVFSEADEVIVRFSDNAGGVDEKIIDKIFDPFVSSKTHSGMGVGLNIAKKIIDDHKGEILVYNNEVGAVFDVKLKLQE from the coding sequence TTGAAGGTTCAATTTTCATTAAAGCTTTTTTTAGCATTTTTAGTATTTTCGTTTATATTCTTTTTATTGACTTCATTTTTAACATATAAAACTTTTCAAACAAAAGTAGAACATAAAAATATAGAAAACTTTTTAACAAAAGCAGAACTTTTTCAAGAAAGAGTTGATGATTTTATTAGAAAAAACAAAACTATTATTGAAACAATACTTGAAGATAAAGCAGTTAAGAATAGTGATATTTCAGGTATGGAACCAAAGTTAGAGGTTTTACTAAAAAGTAATAAAGATATCACTTCTTTAAAGCTTATCAAAAACAGTGGTGAAAATATCATCTCTTTATATAAAAATGAAAATAAGATAGAGAAAAAAGAGTTAGTATTAAGCTCTATTATTCATTATTATCTAAGTAGTGAAGAGATTGTAAAGAATAGACTTTTTATAACTGAACCATATCTTTTAGAAAAAAAAGGTGAGATAACACTACCTTTGAAGCCTTTAATTGAACTTGTATATAAAACAGAAGATAAAACAGTTTTCATCTCTTATGATATAAGTAGGCTTTTTAAATCTTTACAATTAAAAGATGTAAAATATTTAGTAGATAAAGATTTAAATATTATCTATGATAGTACAGGTTTAAACTCTTGGTCAAAGTACTATAATCCTTCATTAGATATAAAAAGTATTATAAAAGGCTTTAGCAATAGGGTCTTTAGTGATAGTTTTATCGTTACAAATACAAACTATTTAAAACAGATATTTTTCAATAATGAACACTATTTTACCTTAGTTGACAATAATAAAAGAATTACCTATAAAGAGTTTTTTAATAGATATGAAAACTCTTTTTATAATATTGCTTTTTTAATGTTTGTTATTTCATTTATAATTTCAATGCTTTTTACAACACCTTTATCAAATATAAATAAAAAACTAGAGAGTGAAAAAAATGTTCTAAGTGACTCTATTAGAAAAAATAGTTTGATGTTAAATGATAGTTTAGCTCTTTTAGATAAACATGTTATGTATGTAAAACTTGATACTGAGTTTAAAGTTTTAAATATAAGTTCTTATCTTTCAAGGGTAACAGGTTTTGAAAAAGAAGAACTTCTTGGTCAAGACTATACTTTCTTATTAAATAAAAATAGTACAAAAACTTTCAATGAGAAGGTAAAAATAGTTTTAGAAAATGCAGTTTCTTGGAATGGAGAACTTCAGAGTATTAAAAAGATTGCTGGTGATTATTGGGTTAAATCAAATATTGAACCAGACTATAATGAATATGGCGAATTAATTGGATATACAGATATTAGAACAGATATTAGTGATAACAAAAGAATTGAAAAGCTGTACAACGAGTTAAACTATCAGATTGAACAATTAAATACAATCTTCCAAAATGCAAATAGTGGAATAGCCTTAGTAGACTTTGATGGAAACTTCAAACGATTTAATGGAAAGTTCTTTAATCTTTTTAACTATACAGAAAATGAGATAATAGAGAAAAAAATATTTGATTTAGTAGATGCAGGAAGTATTGATTTATTAAGAAAAGTTGTTAATGAAGTAAAAGAACATGGCTCTATTTTAAATATAGAGTTAGTTTTTATATCAAAAAATCAAGAAGAGATATATTTAGATGTATCTTTAAATCTTCTTCCAGATAGAAAAAACATGGTTATGGTTGCAAACTCTTTAGAAGATAAACGAAAACTTCAAGAGCTAAACCATAACTTAGAGTTTAGAGTTGCACAAGAAGTTAAAAAGAATATTGAAAAAGATAAAATTCATCAAGAAGAGCAAATTAAAAATGCAAAACTTACTTCTATTGGTACTTTAGCTGCTGGAATTACCCATGAGATTAATACTCCCTTGACATACTTAAAGGGTAACTTTGAGATGTTAACAATGGATATTGAAGATTTAGAAGATGAAGATACTAAAAACAATATGCTGTTTTCTTGTGAAAAGATGGAAGATGCGATAAATCGTATTGCTGTTATTGTTGAATCAATGAGAGAGATGTCTCAAACATCAATAGAAGCTAAAGAGAAAACAAATATTTATGCTACTTTATTTACTTCTTTAACGATGGCATATAATGTTTCAAAACAAATAAGTAAGATATATCTAAATAATAAAGAGTTTACTCCAACAAATATTGATAAAAATGATTTTGAAGTTTTTGCTAAAGTTCAAAAGCAAAGGTTAGAGCAAGTTTGGATTATCATCATAAATAATGCCTTAGATGCTTTAAAAACTTTAAAAGACTATGAACAAAGAGAACTTAGAATTGATGTCTTCTCTGAAGCTGATGAGGTAATTGTACGATTCTCTGATAATGCAGGTGGAGTAGATGAAAAGATTATTGATAAAATCTTTGACCCATTTGTAAGTTCTAAAACTCATAGTGGAATGGGTGTTGGACTAAATATTGCTAAAAAGATTATCGATGACCATAAGGGTGAAATTCTAGTATATAACAATGAAGTTGGTGCAGTATTTGATGTAAAGTTGAAATTACAAGAATAA
- a CDS encoding PAS domain S-box protein — MKSNRLVFRYSLLFLFLSTVLILALLFNKNEEIELQKNEVKEKNSKVLSLYKKETLEISELFFFNYVLKNEKLLAILEKPKKDEQNFKEIEKIYEEKLSFFRKHNIKEINFYSTSGKPIYKSSFNSYDESLNEEHKILITKVAKKFNPKVIFAINDTSASLNYLKPVFNKDLKAVAVFEIVMDLPRLSHNSFIEKGLNVEFMIERSSLKSNVNQNYFKNYLAHHINPNFMYVQSFYKNRFLINNLPLELLSEIKTKMKNKQNFVVDYRIKEKCFITSFYEINNSSYMMLTVECEEYNQIVERYNIYTYASVLISFIIVLLLFLINLYYYKYKITKSKLNNISKSIDKYVIVAETNLKGKITYVSQAFCNVSGYKKDELIGKPINVVRHPDISKKFYENMWEKLSTNEVWEGEIKNIDKNGNSYWVRGNILPIFDINNKKIGYRSIRVNISDEKQLLKVNSLLKRDLFLKLNEIKTRDKMKIDQSKIVLMGQILDAFSNEWKKPISNLSSKILAFENSVNKNTYDKNYLTNLSKELSIELKILSMHLNEFKTLFSQNSNEDKYSVFNAIKTAIASVPQKDIKIELSGDENLETFGVSYDLRKIILGIVYNSFEEFRKKRITSGKITISVNRTNENILIKCKDNAGGIPQEFISKIFETGFSTKENLSSRGLPLHIAKLIVKKLDGDIWAKNEDDGCCFYIKLITRDRRESKRVQ; from the coding sequence ATGAAGAGCAATAGATTAGTATTTAGGTATAGTTTACTTTTTCTTTTTTTGTCAACAGTTTTAATCCTTGCTCTTTTATTTAATAAAAATGAAGAGATAGAACTTCAAAAAAATGAAGTTAAAGAGAAAAATAGTAAAGTCTTGTCTCTTTATAAAAAAGAGACTTTGGAGATATCAGAACTTTTTTTCTTTAACTATGTGCTAAAAAATGAAAAACTATTAGCTATCTTAGAAAAACCAAAGAAAGATGAGCAAAACTTTAAAGAGATAGAAAAAATCTACGAAGAGAAGTTGAGCTTCTTTAGAAAACACAACATAAAAGAGATAAACTTTTATTCAACTTCAGGAAAGCCTATTTATAAAAGCTCTTTTAACTCCTATGATGAGAGTTTAAATGAAGAACATAAAATTCTTATTACTAAAGTAGCAAAGAAGTTTAACCCTAAAGTTATCTTTGCTATAAATGACACAAGTGCTTCACTAAACTACTTAAAACCTGTTTTTAATAAAGACCTAAAAGCTGTAGCTGTATTTGAAATAGTGATGGATCTTCCAAGACTATCTCATAATAGCTTTATAGAAAAAGGTTTAAATGTTGAATTTATGATAGAGCGTTCTTCTTTAAAAAGTAATGTGAATCAAAACTATTTTAAAAATTATCTAGCCCATCATATAAATCCAAATTTTATGTATGTACAATCATTTTATAAAAATAGGTTTTTAATAAATAACTTACCCTTAGAGCTTTTATCTGAAATAAAAACTAAGATGAAAAATAAACAAAACTTTGTAGTAGATTATCGAATAAAAGAGAAGTGTTTTATTACAAGTTTTTATGAGATAAATAATTCCTCTTATATGATGTTAACAGTTGAATGTGAAGAGTATAATCAAATAGTTGAAAGATATAATATTTATACCTATGCAAGTGTTTTAATCTCTTTTATTATTGTTCTTTTACTATTTTTAATAAATCTGTATTACTATAAATACAAAATAACTAAATCTAAACTCAATAATATTAGTAAGAGTATTGATAAATATGTAATTGTTGCAGAAACAAACCTAAAGGGAAAAATCACTTATGTTTCTCAAGCCTTTTGTAATGTTAGTGGATATAAAAAGGATGAGTTAATTGGAAAACCAATAAATGTAGTAAGACATCCTGATATTTCTAAAAAGTTTTATGAAAATATGTGGGAAAAACTCTCTACAAATGAAGTTTGGGAAGGTGAGATAAAAAATATTGATAAAAATGGAAACTCTTATTGGGTTAGAGGAAATATTTTACCTATCTTTGATATCAATAATAAAAAAATAGGATATAGGTCTATTAGGGTTAATATTAGTGATGAAAAACAACTTCTAAAAGTGAACTCTTTATTAAAAAGAGACCTATTTTTAAAACTAAATGAGATAAAAACAAGAGATAAAATGAAAATTGATCAATCTAAAATTGTTCTAATGGGACAAATTTTAGATGCCTTTTCAAATGAATGGAAAAAACCAATTTCAAACCTATCTTCAAAAATACTTGCCTTTGAAAATAGTGTAAATAAAAATACTTATGATAAAAACTATTTAACAAACTTATCTAAAGAGTTAAGTATAGAGTTAAAGATTTTATCAATGCATTTAAATGAGTTTAAAACTCTTTTCTCTCAAAACTCAAATGAAGATAAATATAGTGTTTTTAATGCAATTAAAACAGCAATTGCTTCTGTTCCTCAAAAAGATATTAAAATAGAGTTATCAGGGGATGAAAACTTAGAGACTTTTGGTGTTTCATACGACTTAAGAAAAATCATCTTAGGAATAGTTTATAACTCCTTTGAAGAGTTTAGAAAGAAAAGAATTACATCAGGTAAAATAACTATTTCTGTAAATAGAACAAATGAAAATATCCTTATTAAGTGTAAAGACAATGCAGGAGGAATTCCTCAAGAGTTTATAAGTAAGATATTTGAAACAGGTTTTAGTACTAAAGAGAATCTATCTTCAAGGGGATTACCATTGCATATTGCAAAACTTATTGTAAAAAAACTTGATGGTGATATTTGGGCTAAAAATGAAGATGATGGGTGTTGTTTTTATATAAAACTAATCACAAGAGATAGAAGAGAAAGTAAGAGAGTACAGTAG
- a CDS encoding response regulator: protein MEEKIYEIAVVDDEVEILQIIDKYLKRTKKYRVTTFSNPKIALDSCIKTKYDLILLDIMMPAMDGLEFLEKIKAEIPAQKVCMMTAYSTLDKVLKSHKQGAENYIMKPFPSLEALNEKIKTLLEK, encoded by the coding sequence ATGGAAGAAAAAATTTATGAAATAGCAGTAGTTGATGATGAAGTGGAGATTTTACAGATAATTGATAAGTATCTAAAAAGAACAAAGAAATATAGAGTAACTACTTTTTCAAATCCTAAAATTGCCCTTGACTCTTGTATTAAAACAAAGTATGATTTAATATTATTAGATATTATGATGCCTGCAATGGATGGTTTAGAGTTTTTAGAGAAAATAAAAGCTGAGATACCAGCACAAAAGGTATGCATGATGACAGCATATTCTACTTTAGATAAAGTTTTAAAGTCTCATAAGCAAGGAGCTGAGAATTATATTATGAAGCCATTTCCTTCTTTAGAAGCTTTAAACGAAAAGATAAAAACACTTTTAGAGAAATGA